The sequence below is a genomic window from bacterium.
AGAACTGGAACCGAAGGCGGCGGAGATCGACGAGAAAGGCGAGTTCCCCCACGACTCCATCAAGAAGATGGCCGAACTGGGGATGCTCTCCATGACCATCCCCGAAAAGTACGGCGGCGCCGAGTTCGACTTCCTGTCGCTGGCGATCGCCATCGAGGAAATTTCTCGGGCCTGCGGCTCCACCGGCGTCATCACCGCGGTCCACAACTCCCTCGCCTGCTGGCCCATCGTCAACTGGGGCAACGACGCCCAGAAAGATAAGTACCTGCCGCGCATGGCGACCGGTGAGCTCCTCGGCGCGTTCGGCCTCACTGAGCCCAACGCCGGGTCCGACCCGGCCGCGATGGAAGCCACCGCGGTGCTCAAGGGCGACCGTTACATCCTCAACGGCTCCAAGCGGTTCATCACCAACGGCGGCGTCGCCAAGGTCTTCATCGTGTTCGCCAAGACCGACCCGGCCGCCGGCACCAGGGGCATTACCGCCTTCATCGTCGACCGCGATTCCAAGGGCTTCACCCTCGGCAAACACGAGAACCTCCTGGGCCTGCGCGGCACTGCCAACTGCGAACTGATATTCGACGACGCTGAAGTGCCGGTCGCGAACGTGCTCGGCCAGGTCGGTGGCGGCTTCAAAGTCGCGCTCGGCACGCTCGACGTCTCCCGTATCGACATCGGCGCCCAGGCGGTGGGCATCGCCCAGGCCGCCATGGAGAAAGCCATTGCCTACTCCAAAGAACGGAAGCAGTTCGGCAAGCCCATCTGCGAATTCGAGATGATCCAGGCCAAACTCGCCGACATGGCCTGCCGCACGCTCGCCTCGCGCCTCCTCGTCTACTACGCGGCGCACCAGAAAGACTCGGGCAAGACTCGCTTCAACCAGGAATCCGCCATGTGCAAACTCTTCGCGGCCGAGACCGCAGTCGAAGTCACGCGCCAGGCAGTACAGGTTTACGGCGGGTACGGTTACACCAAAGACTACCCGGTCGAGCGCTACTTCCGCG
It includes:
- a CDS encoding acyl-CoA dehydrogenase; this encodes MDLSFSNDQEMVRNMAKEFATKELEPKAAEIDEKGEFPHDSIKKMAELGMLSMTIPEKYGGAEFDFLSLAIAIEEISRACGSTGVITAVHNSLACWPIVNWGNDAQKDKYLPRMATGELLGAFGLTEPNAGSDPAAMEATAVLKGDRYILNGSKRFITNGGVAKVFIVFAKTDPAAGTRGITAFIVDRDSKGFTLGKHENLLGLRGTANCELIFDDAEVPVANVLGQVGGGFKVALGTLDVSRIDIGAQAVGIAQAAMEKAIAYSKERKQFGKPICEFEMIQAKLADMACRTLASRLLVYYAAHQKDSGKTRFNQESAMCKLFAAETAVEVTRQAVQVYGGYGYTKDYPVERYFRDAKCMEIYEGTSEVQRIVIARSLLS